Proteins encoded by one window of Streptomyces uncialis:
- a CDS encoding DUF1156 domain-containing protein has translation MDTAVQPGTPSGSVPRRKLIEVSLPLEDINAESAREKSIRHGHPSTLHLWWARRPLAAARAVLFSQLVDDPSSHPELFPTEEEQKKERERLHGIIRRLVVWENINDEGLYREAREEILKSTGGNPPAILDPFAGGGTIPLEAQRLGLEAHASDLNPVPVLINKALIEIPPKFAGQPPVFQGAAASRMGPWPRSSGLAEDVRRYGAWMRDRAQERIGHLYPQATIPVVGPAGQPTGRSAKATAIAWIWARTVICPNPACAIRMPLAGSWWLGKKKGKEAYAVPVLTEDHISPGGRRVDFRIEHDPAIAPENTDGGTVGRKGAHCVGCGSAVELKYIRSEGRAKRIGQQLVAIVAEKDRRRIYVQPDDVHIGAASVERPDGIPHGELGHYPRDIKAPIYGMTDFVDLFTNRQLVALATFSDLIREARERVISDGVASGLSRGVSLVDGGTGAEAYADAVATYLAFAVSKLAARNNTMCTWEARMNRLRGSFQRQAIPMTWDFAEAPPLEEYGGGFTAVLASEAEVLDGMPDARVVGAARQADAASRTFENLLISTDPPYYDNIGYSDLSDFFYVWLRRSLRSVHPGLFGTMLVPKAEELVANPYRHGGKEEAEEFFEKGFEHVFSRARESASREYPISVFYAFKQAELEKEGVASTGWSTFLDGMIRSGWTITATWPVRSELPNRMMSVGMNALASSIVLALRPREREASATDRAGFLSALHDELEAALPKIREGAIAPADLRQTILGPGMAVFSRFSRVLEDDGSTMPVKTALALINQTFDSLQNEHDAELDADTRFCLDWFRSYGWDTRPYGDAESLAVPLGLSVDGIARGGTLTSGAGKVALIKPQDLDPRWNPAHDDRLSLWEVTCHLARAYATEGREEAARLMAEVKGRVDMDEVNRLATRLYELMESQDSSTAGLFNGLGGAWADVSATSTTIRPAAVAEMLFGEEI, from the coding sequence GTGGACACCGCAGTGCAGCCCGGAACGCCGTCAGGTTCTGTCCCTCGACGCAAGCTCATCGAGGTCTCCCTCCCGCTGGAGGACATCAACGCCGAGTCGGCACGAGAGAAGTCGATCCGACACGGACATCCGTCCACGCTGCACCTGTGGTGGGCCCGTCGCCCCTTGGCGGCGGCGCGGGCAGTACTGTTCTCCCAGCTCGTCGACGACCCGTCTTCGCATCCCGAGCTGTTCCCCACAGAGGAGGAGCAGAAGAAGGAGCGCGAGCGCCTACACGGGATCATCCGACGGCTGGTGGTCTGGGAGAACATCAACGACGAGGGCCTGTACCGAGAAGCCCGCGAGGAGATCCTCAAGAGCACGGGAGGGAACCCGCCGGCAATCCTGGACCCGTTCGCCGGCGGCGGAACGATCCCGCTGGAAGCGCAGCGCCTGGGCCTGGAAGCTCACGCCAGCGACCTCAACCCGGTGCCCGTGCTGATCAACAAGGCCCTCATCGAGATCCCACCGAAGTTCGCGGGGCAACCGCCCGTCTTCCAGGGGGCTGCGGCGAGCCGCATGGGGCCTTGGCCACGCTCCTCGGGCCTGGCGGAGGACGTCCGCCGCTACGGTGCGTGGATGCGCGACCGCGCCCAGGAACGAATTGGCCACCTATACCCACAGGCAACCATTCCTGTAGTCGGGCCCGCCGGGCAACCAACGGGGCGATCGGCAAAGGCCACCGCGATCGCATGGATTTGGGCACGTACCGTCATTTGCCCGAACCCCGCGTGCGCAATTCGGATGCCATTGGCGGGTTCATGGTGGCTCGGTAAAAAGAAAGGCAAGGAGGCGTATGCCGTCCCTGTTTTGACCGAAGATCACATCTCGCCCGGAGGTCGACGTGTCGATTTCAGAATCGAACATGACCCTGCGATTGCCCCCGAGAACACGGACGGTGGAACGGTTGGCCGTAAGGGTGCACACTGCGTAGGATGTGGCAGTGCTGTTGAACTCAAGTATATTCGTTCCGAGGGGCGCGCAAAGCGAATTGGCCAGCAACTGGTTGCTATAGTCGCCGAGAAGGATCGCCGCCGTATCTACGTCCAGCCCGATGATGTTCATATTGGCGCGGCAAGCGTGGAGCGTCCTGATGGTATTCCGCATGGAGAGTTGGGGCACTATCCACGCGACATTAAGGCTCCGATCTACGGAATGACGGATTTTGTAGATCTTTTCACCAATCGACAACTTGTCGCGCTTGCCACATTTAGTGATCTCATCCGTGAAGCCCGAGAGAGGGTTATCTCCGACGGTGTTGCGTCTGGGCTCAGCCGCGGGGTCTCTCTAGTCGATGGCGGAACGGGTGCGGAAGCCTATGCGGATGCGGTAGCCACTTATCTCGCATTTGCCGTCAGTAAGCTTGCCGCGCGTAATAACACCATGTGTACTTGGGAAGCTCGAATGAATCGGCTTCGTGGGTCGTTCCAGCGCCAGGCAATCCCGATGACTTGGGACTTCGCCGAAGCGCCCCCGCTCGAAGAATATGGCGGCGGATTCACTGCCGTACTCGCCTCCGAAGCCGAGGTTCTTGACGGCATGCCTGACGCGCGAGTCGTCGGGGCAGCACGGCAGGCGGATGCCGCTAGTCGCACGTTTGAAAACCTCCTTATCTCGACCGACCCTCCATATTACGACAACATCGGATACTCGGACCTTTCCGACTTCTTCTACGTCTGGCTCCGACGGTCTCTCCGAAGTGTTCATCCAGGCCTTTTTGGGACGATGCTCGTTCCCAAGGCGGAGGAACTCGTAGCCAATCCGTACCGGCATGGAGGGAAAGAGGAAGCAGAGGAATTCTTCGAGAAGGGATTCGAGCATGTCTTCTCGCGTGCGCGAGAGTCGGCATCTCGCGAATACCCTATCTCCGTCTTCTACGCCTTTAAGCAGGCGGAACTAGAAAAAGAGGGAGTTGCGAGCACGGGGTGGTCTACGTTCCTAGACGGCATGATTCGCTCCGGTTGGACCATCACTGCAACTTGGCCCGTGAGATCCGAACTTCCAAACCGCATGATGTCCGTCGGCATGAACGCGCTCGCTTCATCTATTGTGCTGGCTTTGAGGCCCCGAGAGAGGGAAGCGTCTGCGACTGATCGCGCCGGTTTCCTTAGTGCTCTACATGACGAGCTGGAAGCTGCCCTTCCCAAAATTCGCGAGGGTGCGATCGCCCCGGCGGACCTGCGGCAGACGATCCTCGGTCCCGGCATGGCAGTCTTCTCGCGCTTCTCCCGGGTGCTGGAGGACGACGGCTCCACGATGCCGGTGAAGACCGCGCTGGCGCTGATCAACCAGACTTTCGACTCCTTGCAGAACGAGCATGACGCCGAACTGGACGCCGACACCCGGTTCTGCCTGGATTGGTTCCGTTCCTACGGCTGGGACACTCGCCCCTACGGTGACGCCGAGTCGCTGGCCGTGCCGCTGGGCCTGTCTGTCGACGGCATCGCCCGCGGCGGAACCCTCACCTCCGGCGCTGGCAAGGTCGCGCTGATCAAGCCTCAGGACCTCGACCCTCGGTGGAATCCGGCGCACGACGACCGGCTGTCACTGTGGGAGGTCACCTGCCACCTGGCGCGCGCGTACGCGACCGAGGGGCGCGAAGAGGCGGCCAGGCTTATGGCCGAGGTGAAGGGGAGGGTGGACATGGACGAGGTCAACCGCCTGGCCACCCGCCTGTATGAGCTGATGGAGTCTCAGGACTCCTCGACCGCCGGCCTGTTCAATGGGCTCGGTGGCGCGTGGGCCGATGTCTCCGCGACGTCGACCACGATCCGCCCGGCCGCTGTGGCCGAGATGCTCTTTGGGGAGGAGATCTGA
- a CDS encoding Swt1 family HEPN domain-containing protein, whose protein sequence is MALTNNEKVLRSFDQLLEGMRPWVDMRMSAQAPTGKDWMELIAAEDVAKFGTAKTYSRDDVRFLLRIVTERWKVFEKDLSRPQSALASELRETANAAHHGQKFSSDDTYRALDTIERLLMVIGAGDEADVVAKMRMEHQREVFEKQTRNRLMREAQAVKVAGVQAGTTIKPWREVIRPHADVIRGQFSAAEFAADLYAVAHGHTAAPEYLNPAEFFSRTYLTSGLSDLLTRAFKRLSGDAGASPVINLQTQFGGGKTHSMLALYHLFSEGLATSALSQAVQDVVHAAQPTAEGDPLRSLDVKRVTLVGTKLSPSQPIVKDDGTQVRTIWGELAWQLGDRKAFDRVAMADATGTDPGDALDAVVRDVVAGGKSVLILIDEWVAYARQLVGRDDLPGGSFATQHTFAQHLTEMAKSIPGVMLVVSIPASDSLDNGGGGSALEVGGPNGHVALETLQHTIGRNADDWRPANNIESFEIVRRRLFEEPDAVALADISAVAKQYVKYYQDNTGFFPRETTTGEYEQRIRAAYPIHPELFDRLYEDWSTLPKFQRTRGVLRLMSVVINSLWAANDTTPLITPGAVPVHDTQVFSEITKYLDDNWKPVVDKDVDGEGATPVQIDRERPSFGQRALTRRVARSVFIATVPTLRSAHKGVDIQQLRLGAAVPGDVLNHIGDARALLGQRATYFYEDGDRSWYDLAASVSRVAADRAAGYSEADVHATIVERLKAAGKALKASFGAVHAAPLDTGDIPDSEVLKLVVMHPKFTWGKDASTATDFAERLLREAGNGQRQRRNMLVMVAADRETYPELDGVVREYRAWRSIADEADELELSAQQRKQSITRARQLDAAVDDRVRAAFTAALIPTELPGQKPTISFTRVAKDGGSLAERVTAALKAKGWITPVLGATLVRMALEGALANAWSKGHVRFGDLWSWYTQYPYLKRLPNRQVLEQAVLSAADVLLWQQDAFALADGYDEATDAYQNLWIHGDKPEPGFVTDDMLLVQPARAVAQRARVVAAPPAEPEIPAEGATTSEDSTPQPSVVTPLPGTASQPSTPTAKKAPQRFWGVKTLNPNRPAADFANIQQEVLAHLEAAEGVRLEVRIEITATTADGFTEQQVRTVRENAVQLKFEDSGFEES, encoded by the coding sequence ATGGCGCTGACGAACAATGAGAAGGTACTGCGCAGCTTCGACCAGCTGCTTGAGGGCATGCGGCCGTGGGTCGACATGCGTATGTCCGCGCAGGCTCCGACCGGCAAGGACTGGATGGAGCTGATCGCCGCTGAGGACGTGGCGAAGTTCGGCACGGCCAAGACGTACTCGCGGGATGACGTGCGGTTTCTGCTGCGCATCGTGACGGAGAGATGGAAGGTCTTCGAGAAGGACCTCTCGCGCCCGCAGTCCGCGTTGGCCTCTGAGCTGCGGGAGACGGCGAACGCGGCTCACCATGGGCAGAAGTTCTCCTCAGATGACACCTACCGTGCGCTGGACACGATCGAACGTCTCCTGATGGTGATCGGTGCCGGGGACGAGGCCGATGTGGTCGCGAAGATGCGCATGGAGCACCAGCGGGAGGTGTTCGAGAAGCAGACCCGCAACCGGCTAATGCGTGAGGCGCAGGCGGTCAAGGTCGCCGGCGTGCAGGCTGGTACGACGATCAAGCCGTGGCGCGAGGTCATCCGGCCGCACGCCGACGTGATCCGTGGGCAGTTCTCCGCCGCGGAGTTTGCTGCCGACCTGTATGCGGTGGCCCATGGCCACACCGCGGCGCCGGAGTATCTGAACCCGGCTGAGTTCTTCTCTCGTACCTATCTCACCAGTGGTCTGTCCGACCTGCTTACCCGTGCGTTCAAGCGTCTCTCTGGGGATGCCGGGGCGAGCCCAGTGATAAATCTGCAGACTCAGTTCGGTGGCGGCAAGACGCACTCGATGCTGGCTCTCTACCATCTGTTCTCCGAGGGCCTGGCTACGAGCGCGCTGTCTCAGGCCGTGCAGGATGTCGTGCATGCTGCCCAGCCCACGGCCGAAGGCGACCCACTGAGGTCGCTGGACGTGAAGCGGGTCACGTTGGTGGGCACAAAGCTCTCCCCGAGCCAGCCGATCGTCAAGGACGACGGCACGCAGGTGCGCACGATCTGGGGGGAGCTGGCCTGGCAGCTCGGAGACCGCAAGGCGTTCGACCGCGTCGCGATGGCGGATGCGACCGGCACTGATCCCGGCGACGCGCTGGACGCCGTCGTGCGCGACGTCGTCGCCGGCGGCAAGAGCGTGCTGATCCTGATCGACGAGTGGGTGGCTTACGCCCGCCAGCTCGTGGGACGCGACGACCTCCCCGGCGGATCCTTCGCCACGCAGCACACCTTTGCTCAGCACCTGACCGAGATGGCCAAGTCCATCCCGGGTGTCATGCTCGTGGTCTCCATCCCTGCCTCCGACTCCCTTGACAACGGAGGAGGCGGCTCGGCGCTGGAGGTGGGTGGCCCCAACGGGCACGTCGCTCTGGAGACCCTGCAACACACCATCGGTCGCAACGCCGATGACTGGCGGCCGGCCAACAACATCGAGTCCTTCGAGATCGTGCGTCGGCGCCTGTTCGAAGAACCCGATGCCGTGGCCCTGGCAGACATCTCCGCGGTGGCCAAGCAGTACGTGAAGTACTACCAGGACAACACCGGATTCTTCCCGCGTGAGACAACTACCGGTGAGTACGAGCAGCGCATCCGGGCGGCGTACCCGATCCACCCGGAGTTGTTCGACCGGCTCTACGAAGACTGGTCGACGCTGCCGAAGTTCCAGCGCACCCGCGGTGTGCTGCGTCTTATGAGCGTGGTTATCAACTCGTTGTGGGCCGCCAATGACACCACGCCGCTCATCACACCCGGCGCGGTGCCCGTCCACGACACCCAGGTCTTCAGCGAGATCACCAAGTATCTCGACGACAACTGGAAGCCCGTCGTGGACAAGGACGTCGACGGCGAGGGCGCCACACCGGTTCAGATCGACCGTGAGCGCCCGTCATTCGGACAGCGAGCGCTCACCAGGCGTGTCGCCCGGTCGGTGTTCATCGCGACCGTCCCGACGCTGCGCTCGGCGCACAAGGGCGTGGACATCCAGCAACTCCGCCTGGGCGCTGCGGTACCCGGCGACGTCCTTAACCACATCGGTGATGCCCGTGCACTGCTGGGGCAGCGTGCCACGTACTTCTACGAAGACGGCGACCGCTCCTGGTACGACCTCGCGGCGTCGGTCTCCCGAGTGGCAGCCGACAGGGCCGCCGGCTACAGCGAGGCCGACGTGCACGCCACGATCGTCGAACGCCTCAAGGCTGCGGGGAAGGCCCTCAAGGCTTCCTTCGGTGCCGTGCATGCTGCGCCTCTCGACACCGGGGACATCCCCGATTCCGAGGTTCTCAAGCTCGTGGTCATGCACCCGAAGTTCACCTGGGGCAAGGACGCCTCCACCGCCACGGACTTTGCCGAGCGTCTCCTGCGGGAGGCCGGTAACGGGCAGCGACAGCGGCGCAACATGCTGGTCATGGTCGCCGCCGATCGCGAAACCTACCCCGAGCTCGACGGCGTAGTACGCGAGTATCGGGCCTGGCGGTCCATCGCCGACGAGGCCGACGAGCTCGAGCTCAGCGCCCAGCAGCGCAAGCAGTCCATCACCCGTGCCCGCCAGTTGGACGCGGCTGTTGACGACCGTGTCCGTGCCGCCTTTACCGCAGCGCTGATTCCGACCGAGCTGCCCGGTCAGAAGCCGACCATCTCCTTCACCCGTGTCGCCAAGGATGGAGGTTCCCTGGCCGAGCGCGTCACTGCGGCGCTCAAGGCCAAGGGGTGGATTACCCCAGTGCTTGGGGCCACGCTCGTGCGAATGGCTCTCGAAGGCGCACTGGCCAACGCCTGGAGTAAGGGGCACGTGCGGTTCGGTGACCTTTGGTCCTGGTACACCCAGTACCCGTACCTGAAGCGCCTGCCCAACCGGCAGGTGCTTGAGCAGGCCGTACTCAGCGCCGCCGACGTGCTCCTGTGGCAGCAGGATGCCTTCGCCCTAGCCGATGGCTACGACGAGGCCACCGACGCGTACCAGAACCTGTGGATCCACGGTGACAAGCCCGAGCCCGGGTTCGTCACCGACGACATGCTCCTCGTCCAGCCGGCACGAGCGGTCGCCCAGCGTGCACGGGTCGTCGCCGCCCCGCCGGCTGAGCCGGAGATCCCAGCAGAAGGCGCCACCACCAGCGAAGACAGCACCCCGCAGCCCAGCGTCGTCACTCCGCTGCCGGGTACCGCCTCACAGCCTTCGACGCCGACGGCCAAGAAGGCCCCGCAGAGGTTCTGGGGCGTCAAGACCCTCAACCCCAACCGACCTGCCGCCGACTTCGCCAACATTCAGCAGGAAGTCCTCGCACACCTTGAAGCCGCCGAAGGCGTCCGGCTCGAGGTCCGCATCGAGATCACCGCCACCACCGCCGACGGTTTCACCGAGCAACAGGTACGAACCGTCCGCGAGAACGCCGTCCAGCTGAAGTTCGAGGACAGCGGCTTCGAGGAAAGCTGA
- a CDS encoding phospholipase D-like domain-containing protein, whose translation MTERLDLGALVHDEGYFLVREPRKAREPYAPGAGRSGGDDSAYRHVLTYPASPRTIKEAALDLVRSARHKVFVTSYLLGETELLQALFEAADRLRGGVYVVSELSEQSLRRKLAELLDIPDPDAATQTHKKHFAELTRRGVAVRGRPDCHAKFLLVDDRAALVSSANLDTNGLNSIGENGALITERAEVDRLARFFTRLWDSCSYAMPPGPAGYSIRQHTPAPSRCRVPVPPVSARTGIIWTHDSERLILGHLHDIIARARTSLILATYSLQGMTDRPDILLDPLAQAMRKHSLDVRLLCRGRNHPASQRRDAAALADLGVRVFADSTNHAKGVIADERYGALFSANFDAEHGLLNGIETGTRLDGEAALTHAVHYFGHAMTHADLEFVRHPTQRQLDHRLAARWRTPWQGERHVRVTASDTVWSRFAEAVRQPPVLYELEPGGNVCLHAGRSRWQLSALSGAGRLRHLSDPPPAVGAPGGQVPARDLLEGWMSFRRAPSDKPSKRGFFSATMERATSR comes from the coding sequence ATGACTGAACGTCTCGACCTCGGCGCACTCGTGCACGACGAGGGCTACTTCCTGGTGCGGGAGCCGAGGAAGGCACGTGAGCCGTACGCCCCCGGCGCCGGACGGAGTGGCGGCGACGACAGCGCGTACCGCCATGTCCTGACCTACCCCGCCTCCCCGCGCACGATCAAGGAGGCCGCACTCGACCTGGTGAGATCGGCGCGGCACAAGGTCTTCGTCACGAGCTACCTCCTTGGGGAGACGGAGCTGCTCCAAGCCCTGTTCGAAGCGGCGGACCGACTGCGCGGCGGGGTCTACGTGGTGTCGGAACTGAGCGAGCAGAGCCTGCGCCGCAAGCTGGCGGAGCTGCTGGACATCCCAGATCCGGACGCCGCCACACAGACCCACAAGAAGCACTTCGCCGAGCTGACCCGCCGGGGCGTGGCGGTCCGCGGCCGCCCGGACTGTCACGCCAAGTTCCTTCTCGTCGACGACCGCGCCGCGCTGGTCTCCAGCGCCAACCTGGACACGAACGGCCTGAACTCGATCGGGGAGAACGGCGCGCTGATCACCGAGCGGGCGGAGGTGGACCGGCTGGCCCGGTTCTTCACCCGCCTGTGGGACTCCTGTTCGTACGCGATGCCGCCCGGCCCAGCCGGATATTCGATACGCCAGCACACACCCGCCCCGAGCCGCTGCCGGGTACCGGTGCCGCCGGTGTCGGCCAGAACGGGCATCATCTGGACCCACGACAGCGAGCGGCTGATCCTCGGCCACCTCCACGACATCATCGCCAGGGCCCGCACGAGTCTGATATTGGCGACCTACTCGCTGCAAGGTATGACGGACCGCCCGGACATCCTGCTCGATCCCCTGGCACAGGCGATGCGCAAGCACTCCCTTGACGTCAGGCTGCTGTGCCGCGGCCGCAACCACCCCGCCTCCCAGCGCCGGGACGCCGCTGCCCTCGCCGACCTCGGCGTACGCGTCTTCGCCGACTCCACGAACCACGCCAAGGGGGTCATCGCCGACGAACGGTACGGCGCCCTGTTCTCGGCGAACTTCGACGCCGAACACGGCCTGCTGAACGGCATCGAGACCGGCACCCGCCTCGACGGTGAAGCGGCACTGACGCACGCGGTGCACTACTTCGGGCACGCGATGACCCACGCCGACCTTGAGTTCGTCCGCCACCCGACCCAGCGCCAGCTCGACCACCGACTCGCCGCGCGGTGGCGCACGCCGTGGCAGGGGGAACGCCATGTGCGGGTGACCGCGTCCGACACAGTGTGGAGCCGCTTCGCCGAGGCGGTTCGGCAGCCCCCGGTGCTGTACGAGCTCGAACCCGGCGGGAACGTCTGCCTGCACGCCGGTCGTTCGCGATGGCAGCTGTCCGCCCTCTCGGGCGCGGGAAGACTCCGTCACCTCAGCGACCCGCCCCCGGCAGTCGGCGCGCCCGGCGGACAAGTTCCGGCGCGCGATCTCCTGGAGGGGTGGATGTCCTTCCGCCGTGCGCCCTCGGACAAGCCCTCGAAACGCGGCTTCTTCTCGGCGACCATGGAAAGAGCGACATCCCGCTAA